A genomic region of Prionailurus bengalensis isolate Pbe53 chromosome D1, Fcat_Pben_1.1_paternal_pri, whole genome shotgun sequence contains the following coding sequences:
- the KCTD14 gene encoding BTB/POZ domain-containing protein KCTD14 isoform X2 — MSLPSGPRSLRLHRASPPAGPPVVSPVVELNVGGELYTTTVSTLRKVPGSKLAEMFSSSTKACLDAEGRFFIDRPGTYFGPVLDYLRSEQLPTQHIPEVYREAQFYEIKPLVKLLEDTPQIFGEQVARKQFLLRVPAYSENLELMVRLARAEAVAARSSTVLVCVVRTEEEAAQCAEALRVFEFEKKSVVKFGPWKAAPQVKDLLDCVKMDIAAQGYQVYYEHYSERTLRAKYLNYFYTFLFIWW; from the coding sequence GTATCTCCCGTCGTGGAGCTTAACGTAGGAGGCGAGTTGTACACCACTACCGTGAGCACCCTGAGAAAAGTCCCGGGTTCAAAGCTGGCAGAGATGTTCTCCAGCTCCACTAAGGCCTGCCTAGATGCAGAAGGCCGCTTCTTCATCGATCGTCCCGGCACTTATTTCGGACCCGTCCTGGACTACCTGCGCAGCGAGCAGCTGCCCACACAGCACATCCCGGAGGTGTACCGTGAGGCGCAGTTTTACGAAATCAAGCCTTTGGTCAAGCTCTTGGAGGACACGCCGCAGATCTTTGGTGAGCAGGTGGCTCGGAAGCAGTTCCTGCTGCGGGTGCCCGCCTACAGCGAGAACCTGGAGCTCATGGTGCGCTTGGCACGCGCCGAGGCCGTGGCGGCACGCAGCTCCACAGTGCTGGTGTGCGTGGTGCGCACTGAAGAAGAGGCAGCCCAGTGCGCAGAGGCCCTGCGCGTCTTCGAGTTTGAAAAGAAGTCGGTTGTCAAGTTTGGACCTTGGAAGGCAGCCCCGCAGGTCAAGGACCTCCTGGACTGCGTGAAGATGGACATTGCAGCCCAGGGGTACCAGGTATACTATGAACACTACTCCGAGAGAACATTACGGGCCAAGTATTTGAATTACTTTTATACATTCCTCTTCATCTGGTGGTGA